One genomic window of Cyprinus carpio isolate SPL01 chromosome B8, ASM1834038v1, whole genome shotgun sequence includes the following:
- the LOC122138287 gene encoding protein RER1-like, which produces MKVGFKQDIQKRHSATKGIIIAMICTFFEAFNVPVFWPILVMYFIMLFCITMKRQIKHMIKYRYLPFTHGKRTYREET; this is translated from the exons ATGAAAGTAGGGTTTAAACAGGATATTCAGAAAAG GCATTCAGCGACGAAAGGCATCATCATCGCTATGATTTGCACGTTCTTCGAAGCCTTCAATGTGCCGGTGTTCTGGCCCATCCTCGTCATGTATTTCATCATGCTCTTCTGCATCACCATGAAACGGCAGATCAAG CACATGATCAAGTATAGATACCTGCCCTTCACACATGGGAAGAGGACTTACAGAG agGAAACATAA
- the LOC109063826 gene encoding protein RER1 isoform X2: MPEGDSSGESIHGKPSAIGNFFKRLGQVYQSWLDKSTPFSAVRWAVTLILTAIYMIRVYILQGWYIVTYALGIYHLNLFIAFLSPKVDPSLLDDPDEGPALPTKQNEEFRPFIRRLPEFKFWHSATKGIIIAMICTFFEAFNVPVFWPILVMYFIMLFCITMKRQIKHMIKYRYLPFTHGKRTYREET, from the exons ATGCCAGAAGGAGACAGTTCCGGTGAATCCATCCATGGGAAACCATCAGCGATCGGAAACTTCTTTAAGCGGCTCGGGCAG GTTTATCAGTCATGGTTGGACAAGTCAACACCGTTCTCAGCAGTCCGATGGGCGGTCACTCTTATTCTAACGGCCATATATATGATCCGAGTATATATACTACAG GGGTGGTACATAGTCACATATGCTCTTGGGATCTACCACCTAAACCTCTTCATTGCTTTCCTCTCACCTAAAGTGGATCCCTCGTTGCTTGATGATCCAG ATGAGGGTCCAGCACTACCCACGAAACAGAATGAAGAGTTCCGGCCGTTCATTAGGAGGTTGCCAGAATTCAAATTCTG GCATTCAGCGACGAAAGGCATCATCATCGCTATGATTTGCACGTTCTTCGAAGCCTTCAATGTGCCGGTGTTCTGGCCCATCCTCGTCATGTATTTCATCATGCTCTTCTGCATCACCATGAAACGGCAGATCAAG CACATGATCAAGTATAGATACCTGCCCTTCACACATGGGAAGAGGACTTACAGAG aggAAACATAA
- the LOC109063826 gene encoding protein RER1 isoform X1, whose product MPEGDSSGESIHGKPSAIGNFFKRLGQVYQSWLDKSTPFSAVRWAVTLILTAIYMIRVYILQGWYIVTYALGIYHLNLFIAFLSPKVDPSLLDDPDEGPALPTKQNEEFRPFIRRLPEFKFWHSATKGIIIAMICTFFEAFNVPVFWPILVMYFIMLFCITMKRQIKHMIKYRYLPFTHGKRTYRGKEDTAKTFAS is encoded by the exons ATGCCAGAAGGAGACAGTTCCGGTGAATCCATCCATGGGAAACCATCAGCGATCGGAAACTTCTTTAAGCGGCTCGGGCAG GTTTATCAGTCATGGTTGGACAAGTCAACACCGTTCTCAGCAGTCCGATGGGCGGTCACTCTTATTCTAACGGCCATATATATGATCCGAGTATATATACTACAG GGGTGGTACATAGTCACATATGCTCTTGGGATCTACCACCTAAACCTCTTCATTGCTTTCCTCTCACCTAAAGTGGATCCCTCGTTGCTTGATGATCCAG ATGAGGGTCCAGCACTACCCACGAAACAGAATGAAGAGTTCCGGCCGTTCATTAGGAGGTTGCCAGAATTCAAATTCTG GCATTCAGCGACGAAAGGCATCATCATCGCTATGATTTGCACGTTCTTCGAAGCCTTCAATGTGCCGGTGTTCTGGCCCATCCTCGTCATGTATTTCATCATGCTCTTCTGCATCACCATGAAACGGCAGATCAAG CACATGATCAAGTATAGATACCTGCCCTTCACACATGGGAAGAGGACTTACAGAGGCAAGGAAGACACAGCGAAAACCTTTGCTAGTTAA